From the Lathyrus oleraceus cultivar Zhongwan6 chromosome 3, CAAS_Psat_ZW6_1.0, whole genome shotgun sequence genome, the window CTCAACTTATTTTTAAGTAAAattaattttttcaaaattaatttttatcACTCCAAAATATTCCAAATATCCTCATTCCATGATCCCATCTTGACCTAGACACTTGACAAATAACTCATCTTCTTGCATTAAGAAAATAATAActtaaaaagaaagaaaaatatgCTCATAAAATGAAACATACTCATTTGTTCAATAACTAAGAATTCATCTAAAAAAAATCTTGTTCATCTCTATTACATCATCTTAACTTCTATAACAAAAATACataaaaaaaaaaactcaaaatctttttaacTCCTACCAACCTCTAAAAAACAGTTGAAAAATCTTCAACTACTTATTCCCTCGTCAACATTTATATATCAGTTCATACAGAACATTACTCTTAATTTAAATAATCTATCCGGATAATAGGATTGATCTTACGATTCTATAGTCGGATACCGAGTTTCCAAAAACAAAAACAGTTATATATATAATCTAGAAATCACTACTTGTGAGAGGCTCATGACCATCTTCACCAATGAAGATGTTATCATAGATAATAGCAGCAATGGCTGCACCAATAAACGGGCCAACCCAATAGACCCAATGATGAGTCCAAGTCCAACTAACAACAGCAGGTCCAAAAGAAACAGCCGGATTCATTGATGCACCATCAAATGCTCCACCAGCTAAGATGTTTGCACCAACAATGATACCAATTGCAACTGGAGCGATGATTCCTATGTTGCCCTTTTTTGGATCCACTGCCGTTGCATAAACCGTGTAGACTAATCCAAATGTCATAACAATTTCAAAAACCAGCGCGTTCCATACTGATATGTCGGAGGATATTGCAAATGCTGATGTCTCCTGAAATATTGAAATTACAGAAAGAATAATGATTATACTTTTGAGTAGAAAGGATAATGATTTAAAGGCAAAGATGAATGGTTACCATTCCAGCAGTAGCAGACTTGAGAAGAATGCAAGCAACAACGGAACCAAGTAACTGTGCAATCCAATATAAGATGCTTCTCAAAAGTGTGATGTTTCCACCAATGAGGGCACCGAATGTGACTGCAGGGTTCACATGACCACCAGAGATGTTTGCTCCAACAGAAACAGCCACAAATAGTCCAAATGCATGAGACAGTGATGCAGCTATTAGACCAGCAGGTGTGGCAGGTCCATTATTTGTTATTTTGTCTGCCAAAATaaccaacaatcaatcaattatTTAGTTACCATTATTATCACATTTTTAATAATTAATAAGGCCGGAGGAAAATAATAACGCTTATTCAATGTTGGTTTGTTGGTGAAGATTTGCTGAGAGAATGTGTTTTTCTTTAGGTTTTAGGTTTAAATCCCGCTAGATACTTCTAACAATTCTTATGTTGGATCCGTTCATACAAAATTTTGTTCTGTCTTTAAATGGAGTTCCCCTAATGGAGAACGGAATTGGCTCCCTTGGATTAGTCGGTCTCTGACACATAGTCACACGATTCACAATTCATTTCGGTACGTGATATGAATTCGGTATGCGGTTCGCAACTCTCTAAAAATTAGGTATGGGAGGAGTATACATAGTCGGTATGGTATTTGGGTTTGTTAATATAAAGTAAAGGGaaataaatataatttttgtGAGAGTATTGCTCACTGTAAGCCATGCCAGAGCCTTGACCAGCAAAAACAAAAATAAGCATAGAGAAGAATTCAGCAAATGCAGCTCTAATTGCATCAGGTTGCCCAGCTTCTCCCGGAGACCCAATTGCAATTCTATAGATTGGCATTATTAATACTAATTACCTCAAAAATCAGAACCTAAACAAAA encodes:
- the LOC127129405 gene encoding aquaporin TIP1-3, yielding MPIYRIAIGSPGEAGQPDAIRAAFAEFFSMLIFVFAGQGSGMAYNKITNNGPATPAGLIAASLSHAFGLFVAVSVGANISGGHVNPAVTFGALIGGNITLLRSILYWIAQLLGSVVACILLKSATAGMETSAFAISSDISVWNALVFEIVMTFGLVYTVYATAVDPKKGNIGIIAPVAIGIIVGANILAGGAFDGASMNPAVSFGPAVVSWTWTHHWVYWVGPFIGAAIAAIIYDNIFIGEDGHEPLTSSDF